Proteins encoded within one genomic window of Nitrospiria bacterium:
- the iscX gene encoding Fe-S cluster assembly protein IscX produces MKIGWSDTEEIAFQLMEKYPDLDPLTVRFTDLHKWVTELPSFEDDPKKSNEKILEGIQMAWHEEFQNEQGA; encoded by the coding sequence ATGAAGATTGGGTGGAGTGACACTGAAGAAATCGCCTTTCAATTAATGGAAAAATATCCAGATCTGGATCCCCTGACAGTCCGTTTTACGGATCTTCATAAATGGGTTACCGAATTGCCCTCTTTTGAAGACGACCCTAAGAAATCCAATGAAAAGATTCTTGAAGGGATTCAAATGGCCTGGCATGAAGAATTTCAGAACGAACAGGGGGCCTGA
- a CDS encoding DsrE family protein, whose protein sequence is MTVLYLLINPMPFSILFLIKTDPRKSLRPSEAIRMAVGLGTNKNPLSIILMGKAIHLLNFETEDLEDLETVERYLPILEEWKIPIYIEEGSLKEINTDGHHFELKGLSTEEMSRRLAQTDRIFVF, encoded by the coding sequence GTGACCGTTTTATATCTTTTAATTAACCCTATGCCTTTTTCTATTTTATTTTTAATCAAAACCGATCCCAGGAAAAGCCTTCGCCCTTCAGAGGCCATTCGAATGGCGGTGGGTCTGGGGACGAACAAAAACCCTCTTTCCATTATTCTGATGGGGAAAGCCATTCACCTGCTTAATTTTGAAACGGAGGACCTAGAAGACCTTGAAACAGTTGAACGGTATCTTCCTATTTTAGAAGAGTGGAAAATCCCCATTTATATTGAAGAAGGTTCGCTCAAAGAAATTAACACTGATGGACATCATTTTGAGCTGAAAGGACTATCCACCGAGGAAATGAGCAGACGGTTGGCTCAAACCGACCGGATTTTTGTTTTTTAG
- a CDS encoding DsrE family protein — MENTSLAGKKLGLLLSTDQRHPNSQTTLGLIQEALSQKVGVYLYLIDEGVTNIQNQAFFDLSQKGVKLFVCAYSCQRRGIPRDSRFTYCGLVVLSELVNTCDRFISFN, encoded by the coding sequence ATGGAAAACACTTCTTTGGCTGGTAAAAAATTAGGCCTTCTCCTTTCAACGGACCAAAGGCATCCCAATTCCCAAACCACACTTGGGTTGATTCAGGAAGCCCTTTCCCAAAAGGTTGGGGTTTACCTCTACCTGATTGATGAAGGGGTAACCAACATACAAAATCAGGCCTTCTTCGACCTTTCTCAAAAAGGAGTTAAACTCTTTGTTTGCGCCTATAGCTGCCAACGCAGGGGTATTCCCAGGGACTCCCGGTTTACCTATTGCGGACTGGTCGTACTGTCTGAATTAGTTAATACATGTGACCGTTTTATATCTTTTAATTAA
- a CDS encoding cysteine desulfurase family protein has protein sequence MKKVYFDHISNTPVLPDVIEAMLPYFSKAFGNPQSQHGWGKEASSAIEHARESVSKLINAKSEEIFFTGSATESNNLALKGVVQALKNRGRHIISTPIEHLSILHPLKSLQKEGVEVTFLPVDHQGVISPEDVKKSIREDTILVSIIHGNNEIGTIEPIEQISKITRGRGVYLHTDASATMGLISLDVEALGVDLLTGSSQTLYGPKGVGVLYMRRGTRVRPIIEGGTQEHGKRSGTENVPAIVGFGKAAELAQKDMDSRLEVLVRLRDRIKLEIERKVEALVSTGSWVHRLPHHCSWCVKLIEGATLLSTLGEIGIGASSGSACSSQALRPSGVLSAIGIPEDLSKSSLVLSVGIGNTDEEVDFLVKEFPPLVKKLREMSPDYREMKR, from the coding sequence ATGAAAAAAGTTTATTTTGACCATATATCAAACACACCGGTCCTCCCCGATGTCATAGAGGCCATGCTTCCTTATTTTTCAAAGGCCTTCGGTAATCCCCAAAGTCAACATGGTTGGGGAAAAGAGGCCTCCTCTGCCATTGAACACGCAAGGGAAAGTGTTTCCAAATTAATTAATGCAAAGTCAGAAGAAATATTTTTTACTGGGTCTGCTACGGAATCAAACAATTTAGCCTTGAAGGGGGTTGTGCAGGCATTGAAAAATCGGGGGCGGCATATCATCAGCACTCCCATTGAACATCTATCCATCTTACACCCTTTAAAGTCCTTGCAAAAAGAAGGGGTTGAGGTGACGTTTCTTCCGGTAGATCATCAGGGGGTGATCAGCCCTGAGGATGTGAAAAAGTCCATTCGGGAGGATACCATATTGGTTTCGATCATCCACGGAAATAATGAGATTGGAACCATAGAGCCCATTGAACAGATTTCAAAAATAACTCGGGGTCGAGGGGTTTATTTGCATACGGATGCCTCCGCCACCATGGGGTTGATATCACTAGATGTTGAAGCTCTGGGTGTGGATCTTTTAACCGGATCGTCCCAAACCCTTTATGGGCCAAAAGGAGTCGGGGTTTTGTATATGAGGCGAGGGACCCGGGTCCGGCCAATAATTGAGGGGGGAACCCAGGAGCATGGAAAACGGTCCGGAACGGAAAATGTTCCAGCCATTGTGGGATTTGGGAAGGCGGCAGAATTAGCCCAAAAAGATATGGATAGTCGTTTGGAGGTTTTGGTTCGCTTGAGAGATCGGATAAAATTGGAAATAGAGCGAAAAGTTGAAGCTTTGGTCTCTACCGGGTCATGGGTTCACCGGCTTCCCCATCATTGCAGCTGGTGTGTGAAATTAATTGAGGGGGCAACGTTATTGTCCACCTTGGGAGAAATTGGAATTGGAGCCTCAAGTGGTTCTGCCTGTTCTTCCCAGGCGTTAAGGCCTTCTGGTGTGTTGTCTGCTATTGGCATTCCTGAAGACTTATCTAAAAGCTCTCTGGTTTTGAGTGTGGGAATTGGAAATACGGATGAAGAGGTTGATTTTTTGGTGAAGGAGTTCCCTCCGCTTGTGAAAAAGTTAAGGGAAATGTCTCCCGATTATCGGGAGATGAAGAGGTAG
- a CDS encoding sulfurtransferase TusA family protein has product MEADMTLDAMGLFCPMPIVLTAKKIKELKIGQILEVLNDDEGIIKDMPAWCKNTGNEFIELVEEEGSYRIYVKKLVE; this is encoded by the coding sequence ATGGAAGCGGATATGACGTTAGATGCCATGGGGCTTTTTTGCCCGATGCCGATTGTTTTGACCGCAAAAAAAATTAAAGAACTAAAAATTGGTCAAATTTTAGAGGTTTTAAATGATGATGAAGGAATAATTAAAGATATGCCTGCCTGGTGTAAAAATACCGGAAATGAGTTTATAGAATTGGTAGAGGAAGAAGGATCTTATCGTATTTATGTTAAAAAGTTAGTTGAATAA
- a CDS encoding DUF3501 family protein has product MRKLQLGDIHPLSEYEGIRNEMREQIIQIKKARRLQIGDLISMVFENRETVIFQIQEMMRAEHIYDDTKIQGEIDTFNPLIPDENELSATLFIEITDQEKIKKTLDKLQGLDRENVLFFQMGDQGTISATFEEGRSNEEKISSVHYVKFSFTKEQQDLFSKMEIPVQLVINHPYYQKSTTLTPETRMSLLADFK; this is encoded by the coding sequence ATGAGAAAGCTTCAATTGGGTGATATCCATCCTCTCTCAGAATATGAGGGGATTCGAAATGAGATGAGGGAGCAAATTATCCAAATCAAAAAGGCTCGTCGTCTGCAAATCGGAGATTTGATCTCTATGGTTTTTGAAAACAGGGAAACCGTTATTTTCCAGATTCAGGAAATGATGCGCGCAGAACATATTTACGACGATACTAAAATCCAGGGGGAAATCGATACTTTTAACCCTTTAATTCCCGATGAAAACGAACTCAGCGCTACTCTCTTTATCGAAATCACTGACCAAGAAAAAATAAAAAAAACACTGGATAAGTTACAAGGGTTAGACCGAGAAAACGTCCTTTTTTTTCAAATGGGTGATCAAGGAACCATTTCCGCAACCTTTGAGGAAGGGAGAAGCAATGAGGAAAAAATCAGCTCCGTTCATTATGTAAAATTTTCGTTCACGAAGGAACAGCAGGATTTATTCTCAAAAATGGAGATCCCGGTTCAATTGGTGATCAACCATCCCTACTATCAAAAATCCACCACCCTAACCCCCGAAACAAGAATGAGCCTCCTGGCTGATTTCAAGTAA
- a CDS encoding anaerobic glycerol-3-phosphate dehydrogenase subunit C produces the protein MNQIIDFEKSLNPEVLFQDTLKVFDICNGCRRCFNLCPSFDFLFKKIDARDGEIDQLETKEIDRTVDLCYYCKLCYNHCPYTPPHRFNLDFPLLMIRSKAVRAKSVSPSFRDRLLANTDFLGKWSSLFAPMVNWGQKNSFFRKILHSLMGIHQEKLLPTFSQTTFPDWFTTHQFKNLKSSSSPPAEKVALFSTCFINYNQPEIGAATVEVLEKNGVEVSYPEQNCCGMPYFDTGDFEKIRKKAWFNIQSLKASISQGMKIVVPMPTCSLMLKKEYTTLFPGEDSQLVASNTYDLCEYLMKLNDQGKLDTNFKQNPGKIFYQIPCHLRDQNIGYKSRDLMKLTGASVNISERCSGHDGTWSVKKEYFDLSLKIGDTLFKNVQEEPPDIVCTDCPLSGLQMEQGTGKKSLHPIQVIHQAYGLDRINGGRNEKASIG, from the coding sequence ATGAATCAGATCATTGATTTTGAAAAATCCTTAAATCCAGAAGTACTCTTTCAGGACACCTTAAAGGTCTTTGATATCTGTAACGGATGCAGAAGATGCTTCAACCTATGCCCTTCCTTTGATTTCCTTTTTAAAAAAATTGACGCCCGCGATGGAGAAATCGATCAACTTGAAACAAAAGAAATTGATCGAACGGTGGACCTGTGTTATTACTGCAAACTCTGTTATAACCATTGTCCCTATACCCCACCCCACCGGTTTAATCTGGATTTTCCCCTCTTGATGATCCGCTCAAAGGCGGTTCGCGCAAAATCGGTCTCTCCCTCCTTTAGGGATCGCCTCTTGGCCAATACAGACTTTCTGGGGAAATGGTCTTCGTTGTTTGCCCCTATGGTCAACTGGGGTCAGAAAAATTCTTTTTTCCGGAAGATATTACACAGCTTAATGGGAATTCATCAGGAAAAGCTTCTTCCCACATTCTCCCAGACTACCTTTCCGGATTGGTTTACCACTCATCAGTTTAAGAATCTCAAATCATCGTCATCCCCTCCGGCAGAAAAGGTGGCACTTTTTTCCACCTGTTTCATTAATTACAACCAACCTGAAATTGGAGCTGCAACGGTTGAAGTTTTAGAGAAAAATGGTGTAGAGGTTTCATACCCCGAGCAAAACTGTTGCGGAATGCCATACTTTGACACAGGGGATTTTGAAAAAATACGGAAAAAGGCTTGGTTTAATATTCAGTCTTTAAAAGCCTCCATCTCCCAAGGAATGAAAATTGTCGTGCCTATGCCGACCTGCAGTCTAATGCTCAAAAAAGAATATACCACCCTTTTTCCGGGGGAAGACTCCCAATTGGTGGCCTCCAACACCTACGACCTTTGTGAATATTTAATGAAACTAAACGACCAAGGGAAGTTGGATACCAACTTTAAACAAAACCCTGGGAAAATCTTTTATCAGATCCCTTGCCATCTTAGGGACCAAAACATTGGGTATAAATCCCGGGACTTGATGAAATTAACCGGTGCATCGGTTAATATCTCCGAACGGTGCTCCGGCCATGATGGGACCTGGAGTGTTAAAAAGGAATATTTTGATTTATCCCTTAAAATCGGGGATACACTCTTTAAAAATGTCCAGGAAGAACCCCCGGATATTGTCTGCACCGATTGCCCGCTATCGGGCCTGCAAATGGAACAAGGTACCGGTAAAAAAAGCCTGCATCCCATCCAGGTCATCCATCAGGCCTATGGCCTGGATCGCATTAACGGAGGAAGAAATGAGAAAGCTTCAATTGGGTGA